DNA from Hyphomicrobiales bacterium:
GTGCATATCAATGACCACCGCATCAACGTGCTCACCCATTGGGCAAGACGCCAAAGCTCTCTCGACGCATTGAAAAGGATCTTCGAGCGTTGGGTGCATGAAAACCTGCCCCATCACATTCATCACCATAACTTGCGCGCCATTTCGCGCACTAAACACACCGCTGCCCTTGCCCGGTGCACCCGCTGCATAGTTTGCAGGTCTCAAGAAATTATCGTGGCGGGTACAAAACTCAAGCGCCTCGCGCTGGTCCCAAACGTGATTACCAGTCGTCACCACATCAACGCCTGCATTGATAAAGCGGTTATGGATATCCTCAGTAATACCAAACCCACCAGCTGCATTCTCGCCATTAAGCACGACAAAATCGATGGCATGATCAGAAATCAAGTTCGGCAAGATTTTGTCTACGGCCTCACGCCCGCAACGACCAACAACATCACCGATAAACAATAGGCGCATTAATTCTCTCCAACGGCAGGGTTTTGATAAGCAATGC
Protein-coding regions in this window:
- a CDS encoding TIGR00282 family metallophosphoesterase, whose product is MRLLFIGDVVGRCGREAVDKILPNLISDHAIDFVVLNGENAAGGFGITEDIHNRFINAGVDVVTTGNHVWDQREALEFCTRHDNFLRPANYAAGAPGKGSGVFSARNGAQVMVMNVMGQVFMHPTLEDPFQCVERALASCPMGEHVDAVVIDMHAEATSEKICMGHFADSRASLVVGTHTHVPTSDYQILNGGTGYMSDAGMTGDYDGSLGMMKEAPIQRFLTRLPGERMEAAPGPATLCGVAVDTDDTTGLAVAIEPVRIGPRLREHIPSFW